In Plodia interpunctella isolate USDA-ARS_2022_Savannah chromosome 1, ilPloInte3.2, whole genome shotgun sequence, one DNA window encodes the following:
- the LOC128669823 gene encoding pleckstrin homology domain-containing family G member 1-like isoform X4 — MTQEGLFGCPDDEFQSSSGNISDDDEIVLRKDDDITLRKNKVRDMIVRFEQTSLKNNFRASSESIEKTKDVYLGSVVNPIQAYFQHLNPVTRSQDRNSNLSVNSLLSNISENGYDSSSSGFVSESRKSTRNSLQPHRPAPPPPEPFNDSSSIESKSPAPAEVDYTERRFSFTTPNSSPVARRRSRPPPVLRRKSTAGSQGHVGETHWSYGVSQSDLEKLLRLKRSVPSDNEEDIKIEKVQSDEERRGSSSSSGSGSSGSDGSNRGAEYVINQDEDRADTLSADHSTDTLINEDDGEGQDNLSVTSSETSENSNIMDNVSIKSISSFDMVPYQKYDSITISSDEFGSEVCHAPSTEFLTVSAVNEWCVSRSAEPVLIPVESKKEKYRRRLTERVNELIHTENVYVERLKHVIVNYMPEAGRGELDVSMPPSLVKLKPLIFANIEDIFRFHSEEFLPALRDCEHDLRKLGQCFRQFEQRFNMYVMYSRNNKTATRLVYEYKDFFQRRQLDINDRLDLSSYLLEPIQRIPRYKLFLVDLVKTYTNYENERCETDSRISKLSVDSDETGGSNGESSDNEETPFESLKRAKTMIERILTAIDEIMALENIKDCPAELNLLQQGRLLRQNEFYAMDLARRKRQLMRVFLFDKLVLITVVFRKPRVECFIYKDHIPVDDLGITAKEEDHHKFTIWYKKRNLKSYKLETAETAVRETWVEEITTLLWEQAMQKKELLLQQRNKRISTISMKSQQSADGDRDDKCSLDGFVVVKLHQ; from the exons ATGACGCAAGAAGGACTCTTCGGTTGTCCGGATGATGAATTTCAATCGTCATCCGGAAACATATCTGATGACGATGAAATTGTGCTCAGGAAAGACGATGATATTACGTTAAGGAAAAACAAAGTGCGAGATATGATAGTGCGCTTTGAGCAAACTTCtctaaaaaacaattttcgtGCTTCGAGTGAATCAATAGAAAAAACTAAAGATGTGTATCTTGGAAGTGTTGTCAATCCTATTCAAGCctattttcaacatttaaacCCTGTGACTAGATCTCAAGACAGGAACTCTAATTTATCAGTGAATTCCCTGTTATCAAACATTTCGGAAAATGGTTACGATTCTAGTTCATCCGGTTTTGTTTCTGAATCAAGGAAATCTACTAGGAATAGCCTGCAGCCACACAGGCCTGCGCCACCCCCACCTGAGCCTTTCAACGATAGTTCTTCAATTGAAAGTAAATCACCTGCTCCAGCTGAGGTCGATTACACAGAGAGACGATTTTCTTTTACGACACCAAACTCCTCGCCTGTTGCAAGACGGCGTTCGCGACCGCCACCGGTTTTACGTAGGAAATCAACAGCTGGCAGTCAAGGGCATGTAGGTGAAACTCATTGGTCATACGGTGTAAGTCAAAGTGATCTAGAAAAACTATTGCGGCTGAAGCGGTCAGTACCATCTGATAATGaagaagatattaaaatagagAAAGTACAATCAGATGAGGAAAGAAGGGGAAGTAGTAGTAGCAGCGGCAGTGGCAGTAGTGGTAGCGATGGCTCCAATAGAGGTGCAGAGTACGTCATTAACCAGGACGAGGACAGAGCCGACACGCTATCTGCTGATCACTCAACAGACACTTTGATAAACGAAGACGATGGCGAGGGCCAGGATAATTTATCCGTCACTTCTAGTGAAACTAgtgaaaatagtaatattatggACAATGTTAGCATTAAATCTATATCATCATTTGACATGGTGCCCTACCAGAAATATGATAGTATAACTATATCTTCAGATGAATTTGGTTCTGAAGTGTGCCACGCGCCTTCGACCGAGTTCTTGACAGTGAGTGCAGTGAACGAATGGTGCGTTTCGAGATCTGCAGAACCGGTATTGATACCAGTGGAATCTAAGAAGGAGAAGTACCGAAG GAGATTGACAGAACGCGTGAACGAGCTGATCCATACAGAAAATGTTTACGTGGAGAGACTGAAGCATGTAATCGTGAATTATATGCCGGAGGCGGGGCGGGGGGAGCTGGACGTCAGCATGCCCCCCTCCCTCGTCAAGCTGAAGCCCCTCATCTTCGCCAACATTGAAGACATTTTCAGGTTTCACTCGGAGGAGTTTCTGCCCGCGCTCAGAGATTGTGAACATGACCTCAGGAAGCTGGGGCAGTGTTTTAGACAGTTT gAACAACGGTTTAACATGTATGTTATGTACTCTAGGAATAACAAAACTGCCACTAGACTAGTATATGAATACAAAGACTTCTTTCag AGGCGGCAACTAGACATCAACGACAGATTAGACCTATCAAGCTACTTATTAGAACCAATCCAAAGAATACCGAGGTACAAGCTCTTCCTAGTGGACCTGGTGAAGACGTATACCAACTACGAAAATGAGAGGTGCGAGACCGACTCCAGGATATCCAAGTTGAGTGTGGACAGTGATGAGACCGGAGGCAGCAATGGAGAGTCCTCGGATAATGAGGAGACTCCATTCGAAAGCCTCAAGAGAGCAAAAACTATGATTGAACGTATATTAACTGCGATAGATGAAATTATGGCTTTGGAGAATATTAAAGACTGCCCG gCTGAATTAAATCTACTTCAACAAGGAAGGTTGTTGCGGCAAAACGAGTTCTATGCGATGGATTTAGCTCGACGGAAAAGGCAACTGATGAGGGTCTTTCTCTTTGACAAGTTGGTGTTGATCACTGTCGTCTTTCGGAAG CCAAGAGTGGAGTGTTTCATCTATAAAGACCACATACCAGTGGACGACCTGGGCATCACAGCTAAAGAGGAAGACCACCACAAGTTCACCATCTGGTACAAGAAGCGGAACCTCAAGTCATACAAGTTGGAGACTGCAGAGACGGCCGTCAGGGAGACCTGGGTCGAGGAGATCACTACTCTTCTTTGGGAACAGGCCATGCAGAAGAAAG
- the LOC128669823 gene encoding pleckstrin homology domain-containing family G member 1-like isoform X2, whose translation MTQEGLFGCPDDEFQSSSGNISDDDEIVLRKDDDITLRKNKVRDMIVRFEQTSLKNNFRASSESIEKTKDVYLGSVVNPIQAYFQHLNPVTRSQDRNSNLSVNSLLSNISENGYDSSSSGFVSESRKSTRNSLQPHRPAPPPPEPFNDSSSIESKSPAPAEVDYTERRFSFTTPNSSPVARRRSRPPPVLRRKSTAGSQGHVGETHWSYGVSQSDLEKLLRLKRSVPSDNEEDIKIEKVQSDEERRGSSSSSGSGSSGSDGSNRGAEYVINQDEDRADTLSADHSTDTLINEDDGEGQDNLSVTSSETSENSNIMDNVSIKSISSFDMVPYQKYDSITISSDEFGSEVCHAPSTEFLTVSAVNEWCVSRSAEPVLIPVESKKEKYRRRLTERVNELIHTENVYVERLKHVIVNYMPEAGRGELDVSMPPSLVKLKPLIFANIEDIFRFHSEEFLPALRDCEHDLRKLGQCFRQFEQRFNMYVMYSRNNKTATRLVYEYKDFFQRRQLDINDRLDLSSYLLEPIQRIPRYKLFLVDLVKTYTNYENERCETDSRISKLSVDSDETGGSNGESSDNEETPFESLKRAKTMIERILTAIDEIMALENIKDCPAELNLLQQGRLLRQNEFYAMDLARRKRQLMRVFLFDKLVLITVVFRKPRVECFIYKDHIPVDDLGITAKEEDHHKFTIWYKKRNLKSYKLETAETAVRETWVEEITTLLWEQAMQKKELLLQQRNKRISTISMKSQQSADGDRDDKYNSLRGVPGEVRRFGEKISRRTTWYYE comes from the exons ATGACGCAAGAAGGACTCTTCGGTTGTCCGGATGATGAATTTCAATCGTCATCCGGAAACATATCTGATGACGATGAAATTGTGCTCAGGAAAGACGATGATATTACGTTAAGGAAAAACAAAGTGCGAGATATGATAGTGCGCTTTGAGCAAACTTCtctaaaaaacaattttcgtGCTTCGAGTGAATCAATAGAAAAAACTAAAGATGTGTATCTTGGAAGTGTTGTCAATCCTATTCAAGCctattttcaacatttaaacCCTGTGACTAGATCTCAAGACAGGAACTCTAATTTATCAGTGAATTCCCTGTTATCAAACATTTCGGAAAATGGTTACGATTCTAGTTCATCCGGTTTTGTTTCTGAATCAAGGAAATCTACTAGGAATAGCCTGCAGCCACACAGGCCTGCGCCACCCCCACCTGAGCCTTTCAACGATAGTTCTTCAATTGAAAGTAAATCACCTGCTCCAGCTGAGGTCGATTACACAGAGAGACGATTTTCTTTTACGACACCAAACTCCTCGCCTGTTGCAAGACGGCGTTCGCGACCGCCACCGGTTTTACGTAGGAAATCAACAGCTGGCAGTCAAGGGCATGTAGGTGAAACTCATTGGTCATACGGTGTAAGTCAAAGTGATCTAGAAAAACTATTGCGGCTGAAGCGGTCAGTACCATCTGATAATGaagaagatattaaaatagagAAAGTACAATCAGATGAGGAAAGAAGGGGAAGTAGTAGTAGCAGCGGCAGTGGCAGTAGTGGTAGCGATGGCTCCAATAGAGGTGCAGAGTACGTCATTAACCAGGACGAGGACAGAGCCGACACGCTATCTGCTGATCACTCAACAGACACTTTGATAAACGAAGACGATGGCGAGGGCCAGGATAATTTATCCGTCACTTCTAGTGAAACTAgtgaaaatagtaatattatggACAATGTTAGCATTAAATCTATATCATCATTTGACATGGTGCCCTACCAGAAATATGATAGTATAACTATATCTTCAGATGAATTTGGTTCTGAAGTGTGCCACGCGCCTTCGACCGAGTTCTTGACAGTGAGTGCAGTGAACGAATGGTGCGTTTCGAGATCTGCAGAACCGGTATTGATACCAGTGGAATCTAAGAAGGAGAAGTACCGAAG GAGATTGACAGAACGCGTGAACGAGCTGATCCATACAGAAAATGTTTACGTGGAGAGACTGAAGCATGTAATCGTGAATTATATGCCGGAGGCGGGGCGGGGGGAGCTGGACGTCAGCATGCCCCCCTCCCTCGTCAAGCTGAAGCCCCTCATCTTCGCCAACATTGAAGACATTTTCAGGTTTCACTCGGAGGAGTTTCTGCCCGCGCTCAGAGATTGTGAACATGACCTCAGGAAGCTGGGGCAGTGTTTTAGACAGTTT gAACAACGGTTTAACATGTATGTTATGTACTCTAGGAATAACAAAACTGCCACTAGACTAGTATATGAATACAAAGACTTCTTTCag AGGCGGCAACTAGACATCAACGACAGATTAGACCTATCAAGCTACTTATTAGAACCAATCCAAAGAATACCGAGGTACAAGCTCTTCCTAGTGGACCTGGTGAAGACGTATACCAACTACGAAAATGAGAGGTGCGAGACCGACTCCAGGATATCCAAGTTGAGTGTGGACAGTGATGAGACCGGAGGCAGCAATGGAGAGTCCTCGGATAATGAGGAGACTCCATTCGAAAGCCTCAAGAGAGCAAAAACTATGATTGAACGTATATTAACTGCGATAGATGAAATTATGGCTTTGGAGAATATTAAAGACTGCCCG gCTGAATTAAATCTACTTCAACAAGGAAGGTTGTTGCGGCAAAACGAGTTCTATGCGATGGATTTAGCTCGACGGAAAAGGCAACTGATGAGGGTCTTTCTCTTTGACAAGTTGGTGTTGATCACTGTCGTCTTTCGGAAG CCAAGAGTGGAGTGTTTCATCTATAAAGACCACATACCAGTGGACGACCTGGGCATCACAGCTAAAGAGGAAGACCACCACAAGTTCACCATCTGGTACAAGAAGCGGAACCTCAAGTCATACAAGTTGGAGACTGCAGAGACGGCCGTCAGGGAGACCTGGGTCGAGGAGATCACTACTCTTCTTTGGGAACAGGCCATGCAGAAGAAAG
- the LOC128669823 gene encoding pleckstrin homology domain-containing family G member 1-like isoform X3, whose product MTQEGLFGCPDDEFQSSSGNISDDDEIVLRKDDDITLRKNKVRDMIVRFEQTSLKNNFRASSESIEKTKDVYLGSVVNPIQAYFQHLNPVTRSQDRNSNLSVNSLLSNISENGYDSSSSGFVSESRKSTRNSLQPHRPAPPPPEPFNDSSSIESKSPAPAEVDYTERRFSFTTPNSSPVARRRSRPPPVLRRKSTAGSQGHVGETHWSYGVSQSDLEKLLRLKRSVPSDNEEDIKIEKVQSDEERRGSSSSSGSGSSGSDGSNRGAEYVINQDEDRADTLSADHSTDTLINEDDGEGQDNLSVTSSETSENSNIMDNVSIKSISSFDMVPYQKYDSITISSDEFGSEVCHAPSTEFLTVSAVNEWCVSRSAEPVLIPVESKKEKYRRRLTERVNELIHTENVYVERLKHVIVNYMPEAGRGELDVSMPPSLVKLKPLIFANIEDIFRFHSEEFLPALRDCEHDLRKLGQCFRQFEQRFNMYVMYSRNNKTATRLVYEYKDFFQRRQLDINDRLDLSSYLLEPIQRIPRYKLFLVDLVKTYTNYENERCETDSRISKLSVDSDETGGSNGESSDNEETPFESLKRAKTMIERILTAIDEIMALENIKDCPAELNLLQQGRLLRQNEFYAMDLARRKRQLMRVFLFDKLVLITVVFRKQPRVECFIYKDHIPVDDLGITAKEEDHHKFTIWYKKRNLKSYKLETAETAVRETWVEEITTLLWEQAMQKKELLLQQRNKRISTISMKSQQSADGDRDDKCSLDGFVVVKLHQ is encoded by the exons ATGACGCAAGAAGGACTCTTCGGTTGTCCGGATGATGAATTTCAATCGTCATCCGGAAACATATCTGATGACGATGAAATTGTGCTCAGGAAAGACGATGATATTACGTTAAGGAAAAACAAAGTGCGAGATATGATAGTGCGCTTTGAGCAAACTTCtctaaaaaacaattttcgtGCTTCGAGTGAATCAATAGAAAAAACTAAAGATGTGTATCTTGGAAGTGTTGTCAATCCTATTCAAGCctattttcaacatttaaacCCTGTGACTAGATCTCAAGACAGGAACTCTAATTTATCAGTGAATTCCCTGTTATCAAACATTTCGGAAAATGGTTACGATTCTAGTTCATCCGGTTTTGTTTCTGAATCAAGGAAATCTACTAGGAATAGCCTGCAGCCACACAGGCCTGCGCCACCCCCACCTGAGCCTTTCAACGATAGTTCTTCAATTGAAAGTAAATCACCTGCTCCAGCTGAGGTCGATTACACAGAGAGACGATTTTCTTTTACGACACCAAACTCCTCGCCTGTTGCAAGACGGCGTTCGCGACCGCCACCGGTTTTACGTAGGAAATCAACAGCTGGCAGTCAAGGGCATGTAGGTGAAACTCATTGGTCATACGGTGTAAGTCAAAGTGATCTAGAAAAACTATTGCGGCTGAAGCGGTCAGTACCATCTGATAATGaagaagatattaaaatagagAAAGTACAATCAGATGAGGAAAGAAGGGGAAGTAGTAGTAGCAGCGGCAGTGGCAGTAGTGGTAGCGATGGCTCCAATAGAGGTGCAGAGTACGTCATTAACCAGGACGAGGACAGAGCCGACACGCTATCTGCTGATCACTCAACAGACACTTTGATAAACGAAGACGATGGCGAGGGCCAGGATAATTTATCCGTCACTTCTAGTGAAACTAgtgaaaatagtaatattatggACAATGTTAGCATTAAATCTATATCATCATTTGACATGGTGCCCTACCAGAAATATGATAGTATAACTATATCTTCAGATGAATTTGGTTCTGAAGTGTGCCACGCGCCTTCGACCGAGTTCTTGACAGTGAGTGCAGTGAACGAATGGTGCGTTTCGAGATCTGCAGAACCGGTATTGATACCAGTGGAATCTAAGAAGGAGAAGTACCGAAG GAGATTGACAGAACGCGTGAACGAGCTGATCCATACAGAAAATGTTTACGTGGAGAGACTGAAGCATGTAATCGTGAATTATATGCCGGAGGCGGGGCGGGGGGAGCTGGACGTCAGCATGCCCCCCTCCCTCGTCAAGCTGAAGCCCCTCATCTTCGCCAACATTGAAGACATTTTCAGGTTTCACTCGGAGGAGTTTCTGCCCGCGCTCAGAGATTGTGAACATGACCTCAGGAAGCTGGGGCAGTGTTTTAGACAGTTT gAACAACGGTTTAACATGTATGTTATGTACTCTAGGAATAACAAAACTGCCACTAGACTAGTATATGAATACAAAGACTTCTTTCag AGGCGGCAACTAGACATCAACGACAGATTAGACCTATCAAGCTACTTATTAGAACCAATCCAAAGAATACCGAGGTACAAGCTCTTCCTAGTGGACCTGGTGAAGACGTATACCAACTACGAAAATGAGAGGTGCGAGACCGACTCCAGGATATCCAAGTTGAGTGTGGACAGTGATGAGACCGGAGGCAGCAATGGAGAGTCCTCGGATAATGAGGAGACTCCATTCGAAAGCCTCAAGAGAGCAAAAACTATGATTGAACGTATATTAACTGCGATAGATGAAATTATGGCTTTGGAGAATATTAAAGACTGCCCG gCTGAATTAAATCTACTTCAACAAGGAAGGTTGTTGCGGCAAAACGAGTTCTATGCGATGGATTTAGCTCGACGGAAAAGGCAACTGATGAGGGTCTTTCTCTTTGACAAGTTGGTGTTGATCACTGTCGTCTTTCGGAAG CAGCCAAGAGTGGAGTGTTTCATCTATAAAGACCACATACCAGTGGACGACCTGGGCATCACAGCTAAAGAGGAAGACCACCACAAGTTCACCATCTGGTACAAGAAGCGGAACCTCAAGTCATACAAGTTGGAGACTGCAGAGACGGCCGTCAGGGAGACCTGGGTCGAGGAGATCACTACTCTTCTTTGGGAACAGGCCATGCAGAAGAAAG
- the LOC128669823 gene encoding pleckstrin homology domain-containing family G member 1-like isoform X1 — protein sequence MTQEGLFGCPDDEFQSSSGNISDDDEIVLRKDDDITLRKNKVRDMIVRFEQTSLKNNFRASSESIEKTKDVYLGSVVNPIQAYFQHLNPVTRSQDRNSNLSVNSLLSNISENGYDSSSSGFVSESRKSTRNSLQPHRPAPPPPEPFNDSSSIESKSPAPAEVDYTERRFSFTTPNSSPVARRRSRPPPVLRRKSTAGSQGHVGETHWSYGVSQSDLEKLLRLKRSVPSDNEEDIKIEKVQSDEERRGSSSSSGSGSSGSDGSNRGAEYVINQDEDRADTLSADHSTDTLINEDDGEGQDNLSVTSSETSENSNIMDNVSIKSISSFDMVPYQKYDSITISSDEFGSEVCHAPSTEFLTVSAVNEWCVSRSAEPVLIPVESKKEKYRRRLTERVNELIHTENVYVERLKHVIVNYMPEAGRGELDVSMPPSLVKLKPLIFANIEDIFRFHSEEFLPALRDCEHDLRKLGQCFRQFEQRFNMYVMYSRNNKTATRLVYEYKDFFQRRQLDINDRLDLSSYLLEPIQRIPRYKLFLVDLVKTYTNYENERCETDSRISKLSVDSDETGGSNGESSDNEETPFESLKRAKTMIERILTAIDEIMALENIKDCPAELNLLQQGRLLRQNEFYAMDLARRKRQLMRVFLFDKLVLITVVFRKQPRVECFIYKDHIPVDDLGITAKEEDHHKFTIWYKKRNLKSYKLETAETAVRETWVEEITTLLWEQAMQKKELLLQQRNKRISTISMKSQQSADGDRDDKYNSLRGVPGEVRRFGEKISRRTTWYYE from the exons ATGACGCAAGAAGGACTCTTCGGTTGTCCGGATGATGAATTTCAATCGTCATCCGGAAACATATCTGATGACGATGAAATTGTGCTCAGGAAAGACGATGATATTACGTTAAGGAAAAACAAAGTGCGAGATATGATAGTGCGCTTTGAGCAAACTTCtctaaaaaacaattttcgtGCTTCGAGTGAATCAATAGAAAAAACTAAAGATGTGTATCTTGGAAGTGTTGTCAATCCTATTCAAGCctattttcaacatttaaacCCTGTGACTAGATCTCAAGACAGGAACTCTAATTTATCAGTGAATTCCCTGTTATCAAACATTTCGGAAAATGGTTACGATTCTAGTTCATCCGGTTTTGTTTCTGAATCAAGGAAATCTACTAGGAATAGCCTGCAGCCACACAGGCCTGCGCCACCCCCACCTGAGCCTTTCAACGATAGTTCTTCAATTGAAAGTAAATCACCTGCTCCAGCTGAGGTCGATTACACAGAGAGACGATTTTCTTTTACGACACCAAACTCCTCGCCTGTTGCAAGACGGCGTTCGCGACCGCCACCGGTTTTACGTAGGAAATCAACAGCTGGCAGTCAAGGGCATGTAGGTGAAACTCATTGGTCATACGGTGTAAGTCAAAGTGATCTAGAAAAACTATTGCGGCTGAAGCGGTCAGTACCATCTGATAATGaagaagatattaaaatagagAAAGTACAATCAGATGAGGAAAGAAGGGGAAGTAGTAGTAGCAGCGGCAGTGGCAGTAGTGGTAGCGATGGCTCCAATAGAGGTGCAGAGTACGTCATTAACCAGGACGAGGACAGAGCCGACACGCTATCTGCTGATCACTCAACAGACACTTTGATAAACGAAGACGATGGCGAGGGCCAGGATAATTTATCCGTCACTTCTAGTGAAACTAgtgaaaatagtaatattatggACAATGTTAGCATTAAATCTATATCATCATTTGACATGGTGCCCTACCAGAAATATGATAGTATAACTATATCTTCAGATGAATTTGGTTCTGAAGTGTGCCACGCGCCTTCGACCGAGTTCTTGACAGTGAGTGCAGTGAACGAATGGTGCGTTTCGAGATCTGCAGAACCGGTATTGATACCAGTGGAATCTAAGAAGGAGAAGTACCGAAG GAGATTGACAGAACGCGTGAACGAGCTGATCCATACAGAAAATGTTTACGTGGAGAGACTGAAGCATGTAATCGTGAATTATATGCCGGAGGCGGGGCGGGGGGAGCTGGACGTCAGCATGCCCCCCTCCCTCGTCAAGCTGAAGCCCCTCATCTTCGCCAACATTGAAGACATTTTCAGGTTTCACTCGGAGGAGTTTCTGCCCGCGCTCAGAGATTGTGAACATGACCTCAGGAAGCTGGGGCAGTGTTTTAGACAGTTT gAACAACGGTTTAACATGTATGTTATGTACTCTAGGAATAACAAAACTGCCACTAGACTAGTATATGAATACAAAGACTTCTTTCag AGGCGGCAACTAGACATCAACGACAGATTAGACCTATCAAGCTACTTATTAGAACCAATCCAAAGAATACCGAGGTACAAGCTCTTCCTAGTGGACCTGGTGAAGACGTATACCAACTACGAAAATGAGAGGTGCGAGACCGACTCCAGGATATCCAAGTTGAGTGTGGACAGTGATGAGACCGGAGGCAGCAATGGAGAGTCCTCGGATAATGAGGAGACTCCATTCGAAAGCCTCAAGAGAGCAAAAACTATGATTGAACGTATATTAACTGCGATAGATGAAATTATGGCTTTGGAGAATATTAAAGACTGCCCG gCTGAATTAAATCTACTTCAACAAGGAAGGTTGTTGCGGCAAAACGAGTTCTATGCGATGGATTTAGCTCGACGGAAAAGGCAACTGATGAGGGTCTTTCTCTTTGACAAGTTGGTGTTGATCACTGTCGTCTTTCGGAAG CAGCCAAGAGTGGAGTGTTTCATCTATAAAGACCACATACCAGTGGACGACCTGGGCATCACAGCTAAAGAGGAAGACCACCACAAGTTCACCATCTGGTACAAGAAGCGGAACCTCAAGTCATACAAGTTGGAGACTGCAGAGACGGCCGTCAGGGAGACCTGGGTCGAGGAGATCACTACTCTTCTTTGGGAACAGGCCATGCAGAAGAAAG